The sequence below is a genomic window from Montipora capricornis isolate CH-2021 chromosome 14, ASM3666992v2, whole genome shotgun sequence.
TAATTGACATTGATTCACGTATAGCATAAATTCCAAATCATCCGTGTTCTTCATTAGTAAAGAGTTCAAATTGAAACTAGATTTTTCTGCATGGATTGTTTTATGGTCTTTGAAAAATCGATCAATACATTGTTTTCTGATGCTTTTGCTTGTGATTTAAGCTTAGCTTTCGTCTGGGTagttttttcgtttgtttctcTAGGCATCGCGTCTAAGTTATAATAGGAGGTAGATTCTTCAGTCAATAAATTCACAAACGAATCCAAAGAATTCATAATAATAGACAACCCTTAGCAGGAGATGTTGTAATAATATTCACTTTGTGGCAATGGAAATGACacatattacaataaaaatgtgGGCCACACACGATTGGTCGATAAAAGTAGTCCAGAGATCGTAAATCTAACAGACGTCTACACTCATGACACAGGACCCAGTAAAACCAATCCCCTATTAAAATAAAGACCATTGTTTAGAAATACAATAATCATTCCATTTACAACTCAGACaaaatgttttgttatctttataATAGTCAGCTGGGTCTCTGACCCCCACTGGTACCATGTAAACCTGTGCTAGCTGTTTCATGGTTGGGTCGCAGTCGACTAAACCGGCTTCCCCACTAGGCTTTGGCCCTGTGAAAAGGGGTGGGGGGACACCCCGCAGAAATTTAAAAGTGACCTGTCCAAAAGCGGATGAACTGCTCGTGAGCCAACGGCCATCCCCTGCAGCCAGTGCTGGCACCAACGTACTGACCTCGTCATTCCTTGGATCCTGTCAGCCTTGGTTAAGTGTGGTTCGTGTCGCTTGGGCAACACACAAGTCCTCTTCACTGCCCGGGATCGTACAATGGAGAGGTCACTCCTTTGAAGCGCTATCACGGCGCTCCGGAACAACACGGTGGAAGATAGTTACAGGTTAAAGCTCATGTTCaattggcgttagacagagcgCCTCGGATTCTCTGCGATGGTGGGAGAGGCTGTTCAGCTCCATGGGTAAGCTACCGCCCGCCGCAAACCAAGCAGCCTCTGGTCAGTTAGGTGCTACCTCGCCACGTCCGCTGCTTTGATGAGGTGGTCAGGCAACCGCGGACGTAAATCACTCACCTGCTAAGCAGAACTCAACTACCGCATTCCGACTCGGAAGTTGGAATATTCGCACTCTTTGCCCGGGCTTCACAGATGACCCAGATCTGAACCTCCGCATGCAGGGCCTTCCACGGAAAACTGCACTTTTAGACCATGAACTCACAAAGCTTGCTGTCGACATTGTCACACTGCAAAAGACCAGACTGGCCGGGTCTGGCTCGATCACGGAACAACATTACACCTTTTTCTGGTCTGGGAAACCCGAAGGCGAACACGGCATCCATGGAGTGGGCTTTGCAGTGGCAGACAAGTTGCTGAAAGACCACTTGATGGACACACCGGTTGGAATCTCTGAAAGGATCATGCAAATGAAGATAAATTGCGATGCTACCCCAGTGCATTTGATCAGTGTGTATGCACCAACGCTACCTAGTGAAGATCTTGTCAAAGATGTCTTCTATGACACCCTCAATGCAGTACTGAGCAGGATACCGCCAGATGACCATGTGTCGTTACTCGGCGACTTCAATGCTAGAGTCGGTGCTAACCACGCTGCATGGCCGGACATCATAGGACTCTACGGCATTGGAAAAATGAACGAAAATGGACAAAGGGTGTTGGAGCTCTGCAGCAAAGACTCTGCATCGCAAATATATGGTTCAAACAGAAAGTGTATCAACGTGTCTCCTGGAGGCACCCACGATCTAAACACTGGCATCAACTGGACCTTGCAATCACGAGGAAAAGGGACATCGGTTTGTTTAAATGGTCAAGGACTTACCACTCAGCTGACGGTGAAACTCACCACTCTCTGGTACTCTCACAAGTCAACCTTTCAAagaatttaaattacaaaaaaaaacctttcaaagaAGAAACCTGCGCCAAAGAAGCAAAAGATCCGACCACGTCTCAACACTATCGCGATGAAACAGACAGACAACATCAGTGCGTTGTGCACGGCACTGGAGGCTAAATTGACCGCAGGTGCCCCTGAGGAAACGAGAAACCTGGATGAAACCTTGGAACACTTGAGGACTGCACTGCATGACGAAGCAGTTGAATCCTTCGGAATAAGAGACCACCTCGTGAAGACTGGATGACTGAGAACGCTGATATCCTAGAACCACTTCTGTCCATCAAAAACAAAGCCCACAAAGACCACATAAACAGACCGACTTGCAGCACGAAGACCAAACTGAAAGAATCTTGCTGCCAATTTCAGAAGGCTGCCCGGCGCTGTGCAAACAACCATTGGAACGTACTCTGTGACGAAATCCAGCAGGCCGCTGGCGTCGGGGACCTACGGGAGATGTATCGCGGACTCAGGAAGGCCACTGGACCTAGTGCTGAGAAAGTTTG
It includes:
- the LOC138031662 gene encoding craniofacial development protein 2-like, which translates into the protein MQGLPRKTALLDHELTKLAVDIVTLQKTRLAGSGSITEQHYTFFWSGKPEGEHGIHGVGFAVADKLLKDHLMDTPVGISERIMQMKINCDATPVHLISVYAPTLPSEDLVKDVFYDTLNAVLSRIPPDDHVSLLGDFNARVGANHAAWPDIIGLYGIGKMNENGQRVLELCSKDSASQIYGSNRKCINVSPGGTHDLNTGINWTLQSRGKGTSVCLNGQGLTTQLTVKLTTLWYSHKSTFQRI